A window of Mustela lutreola isolate mMusLut2 chromosome X, mMusLut2.pri, whole genome shotgun sequence genomic DNA:
caaataaataaataaataaataaatgataaaccttttttaaaaagtcttacaatttaaaaataaataatttttttaactatgaCAGAATTGAGAATTTGAACATGGGTTGGacataaaacagtattttttaaagattttatttattcaattgagagggagatggagagagcacaagcagggggagaggcagaggaagaggggaaagcagactccccactgagcagggagcccaactcggggctcaatcccaggactctgggatcatgacctgagcccaaggcagacgcttaaccaactgagccacccagacaccccagacataaaACAGTATTAAGAAATTATCAATTGTTAGGTGTAAAAATGCTAttgtgatataaatatatatattatattatatataaattatataattaagtaCATGAGAGTCCTTATAGACACGTACTTTGAAAATACACGCAAAATAATATTAGGACCgggatttgcttcaaaaataatttctaagagtAGAAAGTGGGTAAGGAGATACATGAAATAATACTGGCAATGAGTTAACTTTCGCAGCTAGGTGATGAGTACAGTGGCTTTcattataccattttatttttgcatatgtttgaaattttccataacaaAAGTTAAAGTTCATGTAAACTATAAAGAGAACGCAATTCTAAAAgggaacaacaaaagaaaaagatattaagaagaattagaaaaaattcCATATCTTTtcttgtccccccaccccacatacaCATTTGGTATAGAGAAAATAGTGAGCGTTGGTAGCCGAGAGGCCCACAGGTTGGCAGCAGGGTGGGTGGGACATCTTGCTCATAGATGTccttgcattaattttttttaatattgcacTAAAATGTGATTATCTTCACCACTGAGTTTTCTGCACCTGCTTAAATTTGCCCCGTCCTCCTGGAGTGGATAGGGATATATCCCAGgagcagaagagaggaagaggcaagTCCCCAGGGAAGAACTGCGAAGGGCCAGTGGGCCCCTGAGAAGATACTGCCTTTCCCCAGCAGGCACAGAAACGCCCAGGAATATACAAAGAAGGGAGAGCCACAGAGCCCAGACAGGTGCAGTTAAGAAGGACCCGGCTCGGGaatcctgggtggttcagccgctttagcgtctgccttggctcaggtcatgatcccagggtcctgggatccagtttcgcatgggactccttgctctgcgaggagcctgcttctccctctgcctgcagctcccccaacttgggctcttttttttccccctctggcaaataaattaataaaataaaaaggacccGGCAGCAGAGGGGAACTGCGCTGGCCAACGGGCTGTGCGCCACCCTGCGGGCAGAAGCCGGCACGGAATGGGGGCGGTGCCACTCGCGGTGACGAAGGCCTCACGTGAGCCGCCAACGCTGACTCGCTCACCTCGCTGTAGCGTCAGAGCTGGCCTTCGCTCGCTCACTTCTCGGTGTCTACACCCGGTGGCCGTGCGGGCGCGCGGGCCAGAAGCGATCCCCAAGAGTCAGACGCGGAGGGGAAGCAGGTAAGGGACCGGGAGGAGGGGGAGCGTTCCCTGGTCTGGGTGTGGGAGAGCCCACGCGGCCCGCCGAGCCCTGCTGGGGGCCGGCTGCCCCGGAGCGAAGCGGCGCAAGGACCGCAGCGCTCGCAGCGCTCACGCCGCCTCGCAGCCCGCGTTTGGCCGCAGAAAACAGTAAGCCGAGGGCTGGACGGCGGTGAAGCGACGACCCTTCGGAAACACCTGCCTCTTGcactcccgccccgcccccgtccTTCTTGGTGTGGAAAATGGTGGTCAGCGCTGGGGATGGGGCGGCTGGGTGTGGGGGCGAGGCGGCCGTGGAGGGTCCGGGCGGAGCTGGGTAGCTTCGGGTCGGCGGGGAGCGCTCGGCTGCAGCAGCCCCCGCTGTCCCCACCCCGGCCCTCTGCAGGTGTGCAAGTCTAAGTGTCACGGCGGCGCACTCTCGGCGAGAATTGGGAGGAGGAGACTGCAAGGATAGGCCCAGGTCGGTGCCGGGTAcagtgtggggggcgggggggaaagTATGGAAAGCCCTGAGACCCCAGATTCCCTcctcccccgcgccccccgcccagCCCGTCCTCCATCTTGATGCCTTGCAGAGGCCTGGGCAGAAATTGGCAGGGAAAATGGTGGGCtttggtggggaaggggagaggagcgACAGGGAGGGAGCGGGGGAGGGCTCGGACCGGGATCCCCCTGAAGAATGTAAGGAGCCTCTCAGGTGGGAGAGTAAAATTTTCAAAAGCCTTTGAAATCCTGGGCTCTGAATTTTGAAAGGTGCATAGTAGGGCCTCTGTCCTCGGTGCTGATcgtcccaccaccccacccccaccccccaaaatagcGCTTTTCCTGGTCTCTTACCTCCTAGGAGCAATGGCGTCCAAACAGAAACAAGTGGTGAAAAATGTCAACATGGAAAATGCCCAGCAGGAAAACGAAGGAGAGGAACAGGGCCCCATGCAGAATGAAGAGGGATCACGCAATTCGAAAGGGGGTGAAGGCCAGAAGCATGGAAAAAATGTCAGGCTGGGGCGAATGAGACGACTTGTCCCTAATTTTCGGTGGGCCATACCTAGCAGGCATACTGATCACAATGAAGTGGGAGGTGAGGAGGAAAAGTTTGTAGGGCAGATGATGGAGGTCAAGAGAAAGACTAAGGAGCAGCAAATGAGACATCATAAGCGCTTCCAGACTCCTGAACCTGATAATCATTATGACTTTTGCCTTATACCTTGAAACCTAAGGTTTTCTCTGAGGTTGTTAATGTGGCCTCAGCTCTACAAGCTTGTAGTTTTGTGatttactttttctgtaaagCTTTTGGTGTTTCCACTTACCAGTTTGTAATTAAGTATTGTTTTGTCTCAAATGTAAAATTTTCTGTCCAGTAGGGCAATTTCACTCAGTTTTAGGAAAAACTATTCCTTTCATAAAGTGAAATTAATAAAGCAGTTTAAAAAGCAATCTTCCACTTTCAccctagtctttattttttaatactcctTTCCTCTTCTAGCTACCTGGACTCAAAATCTCTagtctttgttttctgttgttgttgttctcatcCCATGAGCAAGGATAACTCATAACTCAACATCtgatatcattttaaatatgtatgccctACTGTTTTTCAAGGAGTATGAGTCCaccactggcataaaaacacCTTGGGAGGGGGGCTTTCTAAGAATGTAAAACATCTGGCTTCTATCCTCCAGACCCACAGATGGACACTCCAGAATCTCCATTTTTAACAAACTTTCCAGGTAAATCTAATgtacacggggcgcctgggtggctcagtggattaaagcctctgcctttgtctcgggttgtggtcccagggtcctgggatcgacctcgcatcgggctctctgctcagcaaggagcctgcttcccccaatccctctctctgcctgcctctctgcctacttctgatctgtcaaataaataaataaataaaatcttttaaaaaaatataatgtgcACCTTTAATCTTAGGCCactgttttatgtatgtatgtatgtgtctatgaatgtggggtgtgtgtgtgtgtgttatgcacCCCACACAGTATGATGGAATattagccatgaaaaagaatgaaatgttgggtcacctggatggctcaagtcggttgagcatctgcctttggctcaggtcatgatcccagagttctgggatcaaaccccaagtggggatccccactcagcaaggaacctgcttttccctctcctctgttcatgccttctctctaataaaaccttttaaaaaaagaaaagaatgaaatcttgccatttgctattacgtggatggaactagaggttttatgctaaataagtcagaaaaagacatataccatatgatttcactcatatgtagaatttaaggaacaaaacatgAACAatacaggaagggaaggaaaagatgaaaacagGTAGGCAAAACCGTAAGATTCCTTACTCTAGGGaataaattgagggttgctggaggggaggtgggtgggaggatggggtaactgggtgataagcattaaggagggcacttgatggaatgagcccTAGGTGGTGTGTGCAAGTGATAAGTCattgaattctacctctgaaattaataatatatgttaattaagttgaatttaagtaaaaattattttaaaaaatcacaaattttaaaagtcacttccTCAAACtttgtttcacagatgaggaaactaagtagAGAAATggttttcccaaggtcacatagccagtTTGTGATAGAGGGGGGACCACAGTTCCTGGTTCAGGGTGCTTATCTCCTTACCACATCCCCTCCACAAGGCATGATTTGGAAATATGTGTGTACTGATTGCCAGTAGTATACAttaacaaaatcactgtttatttCTTGTTCACACCCAGAATCCCTGCATGTTTAATTGGCAAGCATTTAAGGAGAGCCCTGTATCCCTTACAATATTTTGGAGCTGGAATGATCATTCACCTACTGTCTAGAGGAAGGGGATGATGGAGAGTCTGATCTGGAAATGCAAGGTGGTGAACCCACAGGCACTTCATAAAGGCTAGCTGATTGAGTGCTGTTTATGAATGGCCTTTTGTTCCTTCTGAAAATCAATACTATACCTTTCCATACACCAATCCCAGATTTCCCAAGGTagccccaattttttaaaatctgtgggtGGGAAGTGAGATCAGAACTTGACTGGTGGAAGAAGAACTGATGGAAGCCTCCTCATCAGGGTtctttgggggtggtgggggtggtgggagatgAGGACATATTTTCCAAAAGAAGTAATGTTGGGGTTAAGAATAAGattttttgaagaactgaaaTAAATCCCCTCTCTATGGTGTTTCTGAGGGTGTGGGATGATGAAGTCAGAACTTTCTGGAAGTGGTAAATGTCTGGGAACAAAGTCACAATGTGATTGGTTGAAGAACCAAATTAAGACCCCTTTATTGGGAGTTTCTCTGATGGTGGGGTGTGAGTACAGAACTCTCTACAAGCAGTAAAGTTTTGGGGCCATGATCAGAACATGACTGAAGACAAACAAGGAAGCACACTTTCCTGGATGTTTCAGCAGAGGTGGAGGGGTGAGAACAGAACTTTCTGGAAAAAGTAATAGCCAGGAGGAAAAGTAAGTCATGGAATTAGAAAGTGATTGAAGGAGAactcagttacttttttttttttttttaagattttatccatttatttgtcagggagagagagagagagagcaagcagagagcggcaggcagaggaagaagcaggcttcccgctgagtaaggagccctatgcaggactgaTCCCAACaccatgggatcatgatctgaactgaaggcagacacttaaccaattgagccacccaggcatcccaagaactGTTATTTTAGTGAACACTTCCATTAACTTACACATCCCATGGGAGGGTCAGTCTAGGTGTGCAGTACATTCTGACTTTTTAAGGTGATGATGGAGATCTATTAGTTTGAAATGTCCCTAAAGAGGctggcaagaaaataaatatggaaacaaaagaatcaaccaggaacaacaaaaaagattaatGCATTCATCCTTATCAGTCATTTAGGTGTTCGTGTTCGTTTAGTTTCTCAAGGAAATTGTGTATGTTTTCATAGATTTTGAAGTAAGGCTTGCGATAGAAGCCTagtaattaaaaagagaaagaggagatcTATGAGAAGAGACGTTCAGAAGCATATGTTGTCACCCTCAAGTAATAGAAAACAAGATATCACTGAAGGAATCTTTAAAGaggccaggaaggaaaaaaaaaatggacttataaagaataaagcaaaaacaaactaaataTCATAAGGAGAAAACACCAAAACAGGTTATCACTTCCAGTTCTTTCAGTCTGTGTCTACATGTGAGTAATTATTTAACTTTATTAaggtataaattaaaaaattttaagtacctAATCCATGCAATTTGAtctgttttacatatatttaagtcTATGAAATCATGACCACAATGAAAATACCAAACACTTCCATTATCTCCAAAagtatttttcttccaatttgtAATTCAGCCCTCCTTCCATCCCCATGCTCAAGCAACCTCTGGTCTGCTTTCTGTCATTGTATTTCGCTTTATGCAATAATATAAAGTGAACCACAGAGCATGTACTCTCCTTTATTCTTACCTGGCTTCATTCATGCAACATAATGATTTTGCATGTAGTAATAGCTTATCCCTTTCTACTGCTGAGTGGTAGTCCATGATATAGTgaatgtttatccattcatctcttgacgGACACTTAGATACTTTCCATTttttactattacaaataaagtcaTAAAGTGTGCCTCAGAATATTGGTGCATTGGCAAATATTCATCAGTCAATgcacacttgggctctttccatagtttggctattttagataagactgctataaacattggggtccatatatctctttgaatagtgttttttgtattctttaggtaaatacctagtggtgtaattgctggatcatattctagctctatttttaactttttgaggaacctccatgctgttctccacagtggctgcaccagtttgcattcccaccaacagtgcaagaaagATCCCCTTTCTCCGaaacctcaccaacacctgttgtttcttgtgttaatattagccattctgacaagtgggaggtggtagctcattgtagttttgatttgtatttccctgatgacgagtgatgttgagcatcttctcatatgTCTATTGGAAATTTTAACCATCTTAAAAGGTGTATATTATCTTAtagctctaatttttatttctctggtgactaatgatgttcagcatcttttcatatactcaTTAATTgttcatatgtcttcttttgtgaagtaatttgttccaatattttgctaatttttttaaagatttttatttatgtaaaagagagtgtgtgagcatgagtggtggggtggtgcagagggagagggagaaccagactcccggctgagcagggagcccaacttcgggcttaatcccaggtccctgggatcatgacctgagctgaaggcagacactcaacagactgagccacccaggtaccccaatattttactaatttttaaaattttgttgttcATCCTCTTACTACTAAGTTGCAagatttctttataaattctatattcaatttctttgataCATAAGTTGCAAATTTTTCTCTCAGTCttggtttgccttttcatttatttaatggttTCTTTCAAAgaccaaaagttttaaatttacatGAAGCCCATTTAATCcacttttccttttataattgtGTTCTATTTAAATAATGTGTTGCCTAATCCAAGTTTGTGAGACTTTCTCCTATATTTTACtctaatagttttatagttttaggcttttcattttgttttatgaacCATCTcatgttaatttttgtgtaaggtaTGAAGTAAACTCTGGTGTTCATTTTGTTCCATATTGATATTCTACTAATACAGCACCATTGGTTGaaaagattttcctttctctttcctatatgttgtacctttgtcaaaaatcatgtattcatatatatgtcgGTACTTTTGTACTTTCTATTCTgctctattgatctatatgtctatctttTCACCAGTATCAAAATATCTTGATTGCTGTCACCTTATAGTAAGTATCAAAGCTAGGTAGGGAAACTCCtgcaactttgttcttctctatTAAAATTGCTTTGGATATTCTAGGTCCCTTGAATTTTCATATAAACTTTGGAATCAGCTGATCATTTTTTTAAGCCTGCAAGATTCTTATTAGAATTGgcttgaatctgtagatcaatttggtaAGAATATCTATATTAATAGTGCAAATAGGGACAGTGTTTCTtgtaagaaaaaacaagaaaacagttaTCTTGTCACAGTACTCAAGGACAAAGCCCCTGGGGTCTCCATAAACTGAAAACTCTGTGAATCTTTCACATAgaatgtcttctctctttttctcatttttggaaGTTCGTCACACTCTCACAATTAGTCAAGTATAGCTTCATGTAAATGACCTATTCAGATCCTTTCTGATAAGGATAACTGAGAAGGACACCAGGGCCCAAGAATTGCATTTGGAAAGCAGCAGGACCTGTGTAGAGaacaatgtaaaatataaattctgaCCATTAGGTCAAACATTTCCAAGTGAATGGCACAACCTAATCTAGTAGTAGACTAGTCAGGAGGACCAATTTCTGCATAAAGGTTAGACAATAGCAGAACCACTGCGGTTGTGTCCCCTAGGCACTTTGCATCCACTAGCAaggctattatttaaaaaaaaaaaaacaataagaagtGTTGATGAAGATATGGAGAATTGTAAcattcatacattgctggtgggaatatatgACCATGCTGTTGCCATGGAAAACAGCTGGGCAATTCTTCCAAAAGTTATACATAGAGATACATGTGACCTAGCAACTCCTTTGTAAGAATATactcaagagaactgaaaacctaTGTTCacaaaacctgtacacaaatattcataataGTGAAAAAAATGCCAGCAACCCAAAAGTCCATCAACTGACAAActaataagcaaaatgtggtatatttatacaacagagtattattcaatatatacaaaaaagaatgaagtcctggtaaatgctacaacatggataaaccttgaaagcattattctaaatgaaagccaaacacaaaaggccacatattatatgatttcatttataagaaatattcagaatagacaaatctattgagacaaaaagtagaatagTGCTAGTAGCTGGGAGGAGATGGGAATGAGGGGTAAATACTAAGGGGCTTAGAGTTTCTTTCTgggatattgaaaaggaaaatatcaatAGCCAGATGGAACAATttaccacaaataaataaaatagtttggtCATCTcccaataatagaaaaatatataaacagtagCATGGACATATTTAGACATAAAAAGGCCTTTTAATATATGATAAAGTTGATATGTCAAATCTGAAAAGAAGAACTATGTCACTCagtgtattttctcatttatttatgttatgtTAACTTGGAAATCAGCAAATTAATGCCTTCCAGAACTAGACATCCCTTCCTATTAAGAAGTGTTGTTGAATGAACTTCCACCAAGACATGACTAGGTATATGGACCATATGACAGAAGTTTGTAACAACCAGTCTTGTCATCTTGTCATCtcatctcctctttctccttctatccCTTCATCATTATTGGCAAGTTTATGGAGTGCTTACTCCTGGCTAGAATTTCCTCTAGCTTCCTGGCCTTCACCTTCTTCCAAAGGTAACTAGTCAACCTTTTCCTCATTTGCTTGGTAGGTATTTTCCACGTtgagatttgtttttcctttttcttctttgaattaaATTACTGTTAGGGAGGAAATGCTGAATGTGTGCTGCTCATTCCTGCACTCATCTGCTTTCTTGAATCAAGGAAATGAGTGCAAAGGTCTCACCCTCCCTCTAATTCACTCCTCTCTTCAGGTTCTTGCCTTTCTCCCAGACAACCAAGGCCAGTGTAgatttcctcattctctctcaacaACTTCCCATTTAGTCCTTTTCACAGTCCCTTCCCTTGACTGAATGAGAGGCAAGTAGGAGCAGTGTGACGGCCTAGTCATATTCTTGCCTAAGCCATATCCACTCTTTCATCCCTCACCCTAGACCTCCGGGCCAGATCATTGTGTCATACCAGCCTGCCCAAATTCCAAGCAgttcctcctccaatttcccttcTTGAAATAAGACATGTCTAACGGATATttaaacctgcacacagatgagAGTGTGTGGTACTGAAGTGTTTGGTGGACAGACCAGTATATGAGACAAAAGTGTCTTTCAAGATTAACCACCCCATCTGCTCAAATCTCAAAGGTCCTCCTTTCTGTCCTGCCTCCCTCATCTCCAGCCACGAAGTGCCCACCATATTGAAATAGGGAACTTGTTTTCATGATTTCTTAGTCTCCGTTCATTCACTCTTGTGCCCTCTTACATACCACCATTTGTTTTATCTCCTTCCTCTTCATCTTGAGGCTTATCTCTCTGCGTTTATCTACTGTTTTCCTGTAGGCAGGTTGTGAAAGAAACAGATTATTTCCAAACCAGGTCTCTGTGTCCCTTCCATGATCCTTCTCCAGCCCTCCCTTCTATCCCTAGGCCCATCAATTTTATTCCAAAAGACTGAAGAGGCATAGAGCATACAGGCCAAAAACGGCTTCAGTCTTTGCCCTCCTTCATGTCCATGCACACTCCTTTAAGCCATATTCACCAACATAGTTCCTGGTCCAGTTGCCCACACAGACCTGGTTTGTTCTGGGGAAGTGTATTCCTCCCTGTCCTGCTCTGCACCAGATGCCAGCCCACCTCCGTGGAAAAGGGAGTGTTGCAGAAAAAAAGACCTGAACAAGAGGGACTTATGCTCCCCTTAACTCCTGTTCATGTGAGGGCCATGCATCACTGCAGAGCTCATTCTCCACCCCAACTCACTCcgggcccccaccccacctctcatCTGGCAGGCAGTGCAGCAGGAACCTCTACTGTAGTCCTGCCAACATACACACTCACAAAggccccctctctgcccctttgtGCATGGAACCTCATCATGAACTGCCCTGTATCATCTATTCTTGTTCATGCTAATCTGAGGGTCTACAATTGGTTTAGTGAAACCAATGTGCGCTGCTCATTCCCGCACTCATCTGCTTTCTTGAATCAAGGAAATGAGTGCCTTGGGTTGGAGTTTGCTCTTCTCCCATTGCTAGGGAATGTCCATCCACTTCCCATCCCTACTGTAGCCAGGTTTtgcattttctgcttttctgtcttcTACCTCTTGGTTACTTGCCTCTCCTGCTACCTCCCACTCTCTTCTACCTTCCCCCTCAGCCACCAGTGCTCACCTTGCTTTTGCCATGCAAGGTGGCAGGGATCtaaagtgtgatttttttctaattctcaatATTTTTCTGCATAATTGTTTAATCATTAATACAGtaaagctgggcgcctgggtggctcagtgggttgggccgctgccttcggctcaggtcatgatctcagggtcctgggatcgagtcccacatcaggctttctgctcagtggggagcctacttccctctctctctctctctgcctgcctctccatctgcttgtgatttctctctgtcaaataaataaataaaatctttaaaaaaatatagtaaagctgggacgcctgggtggctcagttggttggacgactgccttctgctcaggtcatgatcccggagtcctgggatcgagtcccgcatcgggctcccagctgcatggggagtctgcttctccctctgaccttctcctcgctcatgctctctctcactgtctctctctctcaaataaataaataaaatattaaaaaaaaatatatatagtaaagcTACTTTCATTTAACATTCTACTAGGCCAGTTTCAACTTcagcattacatttttttt
This region includes:
- the BEX4 gene encoding protein BEX4, whose amino-acid sequence is MASKQKQVVKNVNMENAQQENEGEEQGPMQNEEGSRNSKGGEGQKHGKNVRLGRMRRLVPNFRWAIPSRHTDHNEVGGEEEKFVGQMMEVKRKTKEQQMRHHKRFQTPEPDNHYDFCLIP